The Nostoc sp. 'Lobaria pulmonaria (5183) cyanobiont' genome window below encodes:
- a CDS encoding GDYXXLXY domain-containing protein — translation MTNTSSESKNKPLSPEAEFSNKVTFRDYLIATEQKSNKPLPFWRLLAPLALQTGLIMAVPAQAVYTDVTGKTVILQTVPVDPNNAIEGNTLALDYNISRISNLSRLPGWQTLVSRGRGSGRRLPEGTNIYVTLQEQLSSGRGVPRAWRPLRVSSDRPTTLRANQVALKGVYQDGSINYGLETYYIPENQRQQIRNDLQAQRARRGQVPPIVVKAKVDPQGKAVPLSMWVRDRNYRF, via the coding sequence ATGACTAATACCTCTTCTGAATCTAAGAATAAACCCTTGTCTCCCGAAGCCGAATTTTCCAATAAGGTGACTTTTCGGGATTACTTGATTGCTACTGAACAAAAATCGAATAAGCCCTTACCTTTTTGGCGGTTACTTGCTCCCCTGGCGCTGCAAACAGGGCTAATTATGGCAGTACCAGCCCAAGCAGTTTATACAGACGTAACAGGTAAGACGGTGATTTTGCAAACCGTACCTGTAGACCCTAACAATGCGATCGAAGGTAACACCTTAGCCTTAGATTACAACATATCCCGGATCTCAAATTTGAGCAGACTACCTGGCTGGCAAACATTAGTCAGCAGAGGTCGTGGAAGCGGTAGAAGATTGCCTGAAGGAACCAATATTTACGTGACTTTGCAAGAGCAATTATCTTCTGGTCGCGGTGTTCCGAGAGCTTGGAGACCGTTACGAGTAAGTAGCGATCGCCCCACAACTCTTAGAGCTAATCAAGTAGCCTTAAAAGGTGTTTATCAGGATGGTTCTATTAACTACGGTTTAGAAACATATTACATCCCAGAAAACCAACGCCAGCAGATTCGGAACGACTTACAAGCCCAACGCGCTCGCAGAGGACAAGTACCACCTATTGTGGTAAAAGCGAAAGTAGATCCACAAGGTAAGGCAGTGCCACTTAGTATGTGGGTGCGCGATCGCAACTATCGCTTTTAA
- a CDS encoding DUF4276 family protein yields the protein MHIEFLVEEPSTEVALNFIVPKIIGDTHTLKIHNFQNKARLLKRLPERMRAYANSVQDDWRIVIIVDEDRCDCRELKRKLCDASSVVTKYKGNIVLHRIAVEELESWFKGDVTAIRAEYQKIPVSLSQQAKFRNPDTIKGGTWEQLDKILKKYGYETGLQKINFAEKVSPHMDVENNLSRSFQIF from the coding sequence ATGCATATAGAGTTTTTAGTAGAAGAACCTTCAACTGAAGTTGCTTTAAATTTTATTGTCCCTAAAATTATAGGTGATACTCATACGCTGAAAATTCATAACTTTCAAAATAAAGCTAGACTTTTAAAAAGACTACCTGAGCGGATGAGAGCTTATGCTAACTCTGTGCAGGATGACTGGCGGATCGTGATTATAGTAGATGAAGATAGATGTGATTGTCGAGAATTAAAGAGGAAACTTTGTGATGCTAGCAGTGTTGTGACTAAATACAAAGGAAATATTGTTCTCCATAGAATTGCTGTAGAAGAACTGGAGTCATGGTTTAAAGGTGATGTGACAGCAATTAGGGCTGAATATCAAAAGATTCCTGTTTCTTTATCCCAGCAAGCCAAATTTCGGAATCCAGATACTATCAAAGGTGGTACATGGGAGCAACTAGATAAGATACTAAAAAAATATGGCTATGAGACAGGTTTACAAAAAATCAACTTTGCTGAGAAAGTTTCTCCCCACATGGATGTAGAAAACAATCTCTCTAGAAGTTTTCAGATTTTTTGA
- a CDS encoding AAA family ATPase, translated as MARIEEISVKNYRVMQNITLKDIKPFSVFLGPNGSGKTTFFDVIGFLSDCLTTNVRKALEKRGRFQEVISRDCQGQEIEIVIKYREDNQSPKITYTVAIALQNGAPIVSRETLKWKRGSRGNPFDFLKFENGGGEVISGENPEINDKRIHYQMDDPNSLAIKTIGQLSDNPRIASLRRFIEEWFLSYFIPDQARQLATAGAMEHLSREGDNIANVVQYLADEHQETLSKILKLLVSRVPQLEKVESEPTIDGRLAFLFKDTPFSKPFLARFSSDGTLRLLAYLILLNDPNPPQLLCIEEPENGLHHRLLDSLSEEAQAYSQRAQVFVSTHSPFFVNTIKDARQLWIFQRDEKGYATVTRADQIHDAKHFIESQAGLGDLWSEGYLRGLPY; from the coding sequence ATGGCAAGAATTGAAGAAATTTCTGTCAAAAACTATAGGGTTATGCAAAATATTACCCTAAAAGATATCAAACCTTTTTCTGTTTTCCTTGGCCCTAATGGTAGTGGCAAGACTACTTTTTTTGATGTGATAGGTTTTCTTTCAGATTGCCTTACTACTAATGTTCGCAAAGCCTTAGAAAAGCGAGGAAGATTTCAAGAAGTCATCTCCCGTGATTGTCAAGGTCAAGAAATTGAAATTGTAATTAAATATCGAGAAGATAATCAATCTCCTAAAATCACCTATACAGTTGCTATTGCTTTACAAAATGGAGCGCCAATTGTTTCAAGAGAAACTCTCAAATGGAAGCGCGGTTCTCGTGGAAACCCATTTGATTTTCTAAAGTTTGAAAATGGTGGAGGTGAAGTAATTAGTGGTGAAAATCCCGAAATTAATGACAAAAGAATTCACTATCAAATGGATGACCCCAATTCCCTGGCTATTAAAACTATAGGTCAATTATCAGATAACCCACGCATTGCTAGTTTGCGCCGTTTTATTGAGGAATGGTTTCTCTCTTATTTCATACCAGATCAAGCTCGTCAGCTAGCGACTGCTGGTGCAATGGAACATCTTTCTCGTGAAGGAGACAATATTGCCAATGTAGTTCAATATCTTGCTGATGAACATCAAGAAACTTTATCCAAAATTTTGAAGTTACTGGTTAGCCGTGTTCCCCAGTTAGAAAAAGTGGAATCGGAGCCAACAATTGATGGCAGACTAGCTTTTTTATTTAAAGATACACCTTTTAGTAAACCATTTTTAGCTAGGTTTTCCTCAGACGGTACACTAAGATTACTGGCATATTTAATATTATTAAATGACCCTAATCCTCCTCAATTACTTTGCATCGAGGAGCCAGAAAATGGACTGCACCATCGACTGCTTGATTCTTTAAGTGAGGAAGCTCAGGCTTACTCGCAACGCGCACAAGTCTTTGTTTCTACCCACTCCCCATTTTTTGTTAACACAATAAAAGATGCTAGACAACTCTGGATTTTTCAACGCGATGAGAAAGGTTATGCAACTGTTACAAGGGCTGACCAAATCCATGATGCTAAACATTTTATAGAATCCCAAGCAGGCTTAGGTGATCTCTGGTCTGAGGGATATCTTAGAGGATTACCTTACTAG
- a CDS encoding universal stress protein encodes MFKTVLFPIDQSRETREAADVVTNVVKKYSSRLVLLSVVEEPPPDAPSADDPMVSPEVVAKLLENAQSLFSGQGIQSEILERRGKPAFTICDVADEIGADLIIMGCRGLGLTEEGADDSVTTRVINLSPCPVLIVP; translated from the coding sequence ATATTTAAGACGGTATTATTTCCTATCGATCAAAGCCGGGAAACGCGGGAAGCTGCTGACGTTGTTACCAACGTAGTTAAAAAGTACAGCAGTCGCTTGGTGCTGCTGTCTGTGGTAGAAGAACCGCCTCCAGATGCGCCTAGCGCCGATGATCCGATGGTGTCGCCAGAGGTAGTTGCTAAACTGTTAGAAAATGCCCAATCTTTATTTTCTGGGCAAGGAATTCAATCTGAAATCTTGGAAAGGCGAGGCAAACCAGCTTTTACGATCTGCGATGTCGCTGATGAAATCGGGGCAGATTTAATTATCATGGGCTGTCGCGGGCTAGGCTTGACAGAAGAGGGAGCGGATGATAGTGTTACAACTCGCGTGATTAACCTTTCCCCTTGCCCAGTGCTGATTGTGCCTTAG
- a CDS encoding AMP-dependent synthetase/ligase has product MSKTQTASSFLSNISERERQALKRLVDYTNVESLPEIWPLAAQRFGDIVALRNPHAKPEVVITYTQLAEQMQLFAAGLQALGVKVGDRISLIADNSPRWFIADQGIMTAGGVDAVRSSQAEKEELLFIITNSGSTAIVVEDLKTLKKLQDRLKDLPIQVVILLSDEAPPTDETLKVLNFTQLLEIGVNHHFVPVKQNRDALATLIYTSGTTGKPKGVMLSYNNLMHQVTTFGTVLQPNASDIVLSILPSWHSYERTVEYYLLSQGCTQVYTNLRSVKGDLRQFKPNYMVGVPRLWESIYEGVQKQFREQPANKQRLINSLLGISEKYIKARRVAQGLSLNNLHASAGERLAAKIQASALLPLHALGERLVYAKVRKATGGEVKQMISGGGALPRHIDNFFEIIGVQILQGYGLTETSPVTHVRRPWRNLIGASGLPLPATEAKIVDPETKTPLPIEKRGLVLLRGPQIMQGYYQNPEATAKAIDPEGWFDSGDLGWLTPQDDLVLTGRSKDTIVLTNGENIEPQPIEDVCLRSPYIDQIMLIGQDRRTLGALIVPNVEALEKWAASQNLTLDTPNDRVTSSDSQKIDLESRMIQDLFRQELNREVQNRPGYRPDDRIGTFKIILEPFSIENGLMTQTLKVRRHIVTERYRDIIDGMFA; this is encoded by the coding sequence ATGTCAAAAACCCAAACCGCGTCTTCTTTTTTATCTAACATCAGTGAGCGAGAACGGCAGGCATTAAAACGGTTGGTAGATTACACAAATGTGGAATCGCTACCAGAAATTTGGCCTTTGGCAGCTCAACGATTTGGTGATATTGTCGCTCTCCGCAATCCTCACGCCAAACCAGAAGTAGTGATTACTTATACCCAGTTGGCAGAGCAAATGCAACTATTTGCTGCTGGCTTACAGGCGTTGGGAGTAAAGGTAGGCGATCGCATTTCCCTAATTGCTGACAATAGTCCTCGGTGGTTTATTGCCGATCAAGGCATAATGACTGCTGGAGGCGTTGATGCGGTGCGTAGTTCCCAAGCCGAAAAAGAAGAATTGCTGTTTATTATCACTAATAGCGGCAGTACAGCGATCGTCGTTGAGGATTTAAAAACACTTAAAAAACTACAAGACCGCCTCAAAGATTTACCAATTCAAGTGGTAATCTTACTTTCGGATGAAGCACCACCAACAGACGAAACCCTAAAGGTGCTGAACTTTACACAGTTGCTCGAAATTGGAGTAAATCATCATTTTGTGCCAGTAAAGCAAAATCGTGACGCTTTGGCGACCTTAATTTATACCTCTGGTACTACGGGTAAACCCAAGGGTGTAATGCTGTCTTATAACAATTTGATGCACCAAGTAACAACATTTGGGACAGTATTGCAACCAAATGCTAGCGATATCGTTCTCAGTATCCTGCCTTCGTGGCACAGCTACGAACGAACTGTTGAATACTACCTACTATCTCAAGGTTGCACCCAAGTTTATACTAATTTGCGCTCCGTAAAAGGGGATTTGAGACAATTTAAACCCAATTACATGGTCGGTGTACCCCGCCTGTGGGAATCGATTTATGAAGGAGTGCAAAAGCAGTTCCGGGAACAACCAGCGAACAAGCAACGCCTAATTAACTCTTTATTGGGTATTAGCGAAAAATATATCAAAGCGCGGCGAGTTGCTCAGGGATTGAGTTTAAATAATCTTCATGCTTCAGCCGGCGAACGATTAGCAGCTAAGATCCAAGCATCAGCTTTATTACCCCTCCATGCCTTGGGAGAACGACTGGTTTACGCCAAAGTTAGGAAAGCCACAGGGGGAGAAGTTAAGCAGATGATTAGTGGTGGTGGTGCCCTTCCCAGACACATAGATAATTTCTTTGAAATTATTGGTGTGCAGATTTTGCAAGGCTATGGCTTGACAGAAACTTCTCCTGTTACCCATGTACGGCGTCCTTGGCGGAATTTGATTGGTGCGTCAGGGCTACCACTCCCGGCAACAGAAGCTAAAATTGTCGATCCTGAGACAAAAACGCCTTTACCAATAGAGAAGCGAGGCTTAGTATTGTTGAGGGGCCCGCAGATTATGCAAGGCTATTACCAAAATCCCGAAGCGACAGCGAAAGCAATTGATCCTGAAGGTTGGTTTGATAGTGGCGATTTGGGTTGGCTGACACCACAAGACGACTTAGTGCTGACTGGCAGGTCTAAGGATACGATTGTATTGACTAACGGGGAAAACATCGAGCCACAGCCGATCGAAGATGTGTGTTTGCGATCGCCATACATCGATCAAATTATGCTCATTGGTCAAGATCGGCGCACTCTGGGAGCCTTAATTGTCCCCAATGTCGAAGCCTTAGAAAAATGGGCAGCAAGTCAGAATCTAACGCTAGATACGCCCAACGATCGAGTGACTTCCTCAGATAGTCAAAAAATTGACTTGGAGAGTAGAATGATCCAGGATTTATTTCGCCAAGAATTAAATCGGGAAGTCCAAAATCGTCCAGGCTATCGACCGGATGACCGCATCGGAACGTTTAAAATCATCCTGGAACCATTTTCCATCGAAAATGGCTTGATGACACAAACACTAAAAGTTCGACGACACATCGTCACGGAACGCTATCGCGATATTATTGACGGCATGTTTGCCTGA
- a CDS encoding DUF2157 domain-containing protein: MFLDSFQEKLRKEAHLWRDEGLISSSQYEQIAERYQFKNLEAAARDRNKAIAITIGSILLCLGIITFVSGNWQGGSREIKIILMMSLFFAIAITGFYTWRPPEGKKPERSKRLLGEGLLILSAFIFGANLLLMAQMFNIIGSASQLFLAWGFGVVVMAFSLSLNSLGILSIILVEIGYWTGLEDLWYASGELTWSRLVVQHLPLLAWLVFVPLAYFCRSRWIFGLAAFVFASSLQANLNPLPLLNYADIAPWVASFAFALPPALFWSYDDLLFPTINYRLFQSLARNLALVCFGIVFYVLSFRWVWESPDYSSNQPTNLTNLFKSLPIIDLGILSGLAVLQWLFLLRQRNNPPRREVIFTTAVISTFLVFIAIVPFWHQTISRIDELGIFIFNVLLATLAWGLIQEGLKLSNRSSFWGGMLLVTLQIISRVQEYDTDLLFKSLIFVLCGSALISAGLWFERRLPGGSSTSKK, encoded by the coding sequence ATGTTCTTAGATAGTTTTCAGGAAAAATTACGCAAAGAAGCACACTTATGGAGGGATGAAGGATTAATTAGTTCTTCGCAGTATGAGCAGATAGCAGAACGTTATCAATTTAAAAACCTGGAAGCTGCTGCACGCGATCGCAATAAAGCGATCGCGATCACGATCGGCAGCATACTTTTATGCTTAGGCATAATTACCTTTGTATCAGGAAACTGGCAGGGAGGATCGCGAGAAATCAAAATTATTCTGATGATGAGTTTGTTTTTTGCGATCGCCATCACTGGATTTTACACCTGGAGACCACCTGAAGGAAAGAAGCCAGAACGAAGCAAACGCCTACTGGGAGAGGGCTTGCTAATTTTAAGCGCCTTCATCTTCGGTGCAAATTTACTGCTGATGGCCCAGATGTTCAATATCATCGGTTCAGCTTCCCAACTGTTTCTCGCTTGGGGATTCGGTGTTGTAGTCATGGCCTTCAGTTTGTCCTTAAATTCTTTAGGAATTCTGTCAATTATCCTTGTGGAAATCGGCTACTGGACTGGACTAGAAGACTTGTGGTACGCTTCAGGTGAATTAACTTGGTCGCGGCTAGTAGTGCAGCATCTGCCTTTGTTGGCATGGCTAGTATTTGTACCTTTAGCTTACTTCTGTCGATCCCGTTGGATTTTTGGTCTAGCAGCCTTTGTTTTTGCTAGTTCCTTACAAGCTAACCTTAATCCACTGCCACTGCTGAATTATGCTGATATAGCACCTTGGGTGGCATCTTTTGCTTTTGCACTGCCACCTGCATTATTCTGGAGTTATGATGATTTACTGTTTCCAACGATAAATTACAGATTGTTTCAATCTCTAGCGCGTAATTTAGCGTTGGTATGCTTCGGCATTGTCTTTTACGTTTTGTCTTTTCGTTGGGTCTGGGAATCTCCAGATTATAGTTCTAATCAGCCAACGAATTTGACAAACTTATTCAAGTCTCTGCCGATTATCGATTTAGGGATTCTCAGCGGCTTGGCGGTATTGCAATGGTTGTTTCTACTGCGTCAAAGAAATAATCCTCCGCGCCGCGAAGTGATTTTCACAACTGCTGTCATTAGTACATTTCTTGTCTTTATTGCAATAGTACCTTTTTGGCATCAAACTATCAGCCGGATTGATGAACTTGGCATTTTTATTTTCAATGTACTTCTTGCAACATTAGCCTGGGGACTAATTCAAGAAGGATTGAAATTAAGCAACAGAAGTTCCTTTTGGGGCGGTATGCTGTTAGTAACACTGCAAATTATCAGTCGTGTGCAGGAGTACGACACCGACTTACTTTTTAAGTCGCTGATCTTTGTCCTGTGCGGTTCTGCTTTAATTAGCGCTGGACTCTGGTTTGAACGCCGTTTACCTGGTGGTAGCTCTACAAGTAAAAAGTAG
- a CDS encoding RsmB/NOP family class I SAM-dependent RNA methyltransferase, whose amino-acid sequence MEKPSNLLLKVSRRLFTNLDEQEKFIEALMNPQPFSPTILWCQEKPDVSPLTVETPISWQPQFIDRLSLGEKPGQHPLHEKGYFYCLDFSSVFAATTLLAIPESMHLVFDMCAAPGGKSIFAWRALKPELLISNEVIGKRLGMLISNLKRCQVSPSAVVNRDSSIFAEMFPGSSNIVIVDAPCTGQSLLAKGEKAPGCFHPTAINKSANRQKRIIANSAKIVSPQGYLAYMTCTYSPEENEQVCEWFLERFPQFEAIEISNLAKYQSHLTTMPCYRIFPQDRLGAGAFTVLFKNTHEDEYEPKEVNYNTISSLYIYQNLKKSNYIMSV is encoded by the coding sequence ATGGAAAAACCTTCTAATTTATTACTTAAAGTCTCGCGGCGTTTGTTTACTAATCTAGATGAGCAAGAAAAGTTTATTGAGGCTTTAATGAATCCTCAGCCTTTTTCACCTACTATTCTTTGGTGTCAAGAAAAGCCAGATGTTTCACCTTTGACAGTGGAAACACCAATCTCTTGGCAACCACAATTTATAGACCGCTTATCTCTGGGAGAAAAACCTGGTCAGCATCCCTTGCATGAAAAAGGATATTTCTATTGTTTAGATTTTTCTTCGGTGTTTGCAGCTACTACTTTGTTAGCTATTCCTGAGTCAATGCATTTAGTTTTTGATATGTGTGCGGCACCGGGAGGTAAAAGTATCTTCGCTTGGAGAGCTTTAAAACCTGAATTGCTCATCAGTAATGAAGTAATTGGCAAACGTCTGGGAATGCTAATTTCTAATTTGAAGCGTTGCCAGGTTAGCCCTAGCGCAGTGGTTAATCGAGATTCGAGCATATTTGCCGAAATGTTTCCTGGCTCTAGCAATATAGTAATAGTAGATGCTCCGTGTACTGGACAATCTCTACTTGCTAAAGGTGAAAAAGCACCCGGATGTTTTCACCCAACTGCTATTAATAAGAGTGCAAATCGGCAAAAGCGTATCATAGCTAACTCTGCTAAAATTGTTTCACCACAAGGCTATCTTGCTTATATGACTTGCACATATTCGCCTGAAGAAAATGAGCAAGTTTGTGAATGGTTCTTGGAAAGGTTTCCCCAGTTTGAAGCGATAGAAATTAGTAATTTAGCCAAATATCAATCACATTTAACGACGATGCCTTGTTACCGGATATTTCCTCAAGATAGGTTAGGTGCTGGTGCATTTACAGTCCTATTTAAAAATACTCATGAGGATGAATATGAGCCTAAAGAAGTAAATTACAATACAATTTCTTCGCTGTATATTTACCAAAATCTGAAAAAATCAAATTATATCATGTCCGTATAA
- a CDS encoding NUDIX hydrolase, whose protein sequence is METKWLEWGQKLQAIAQNGLTYSENPFDIERYKQLRALATEIMASYSNVEHSYVLDLFSRELGYATPKVDVRGAIFRDDTILLVKERADGCWTLPGGWADVGESPSEVVVKEVYEESGYQARAIKLLAVYDRNKQGHPPLPFYVYKLFFHCELIGGSPSSSIETEEVGFFPEGALPELSLGRVTPVQINRLFQHYRQPDLPTDFD, encoded by the coding sequence GTGGAAACGAAATGGCTGGAATGGGGACAGAAGTTACAAGCGATCGCTCAAAATGGTCTAACCTATTCTGAAAACCCTTTTGATATCGAACGTTACAAACAATTACGAGCGCTCGCCACGGAAATCATGGCGAGTTACTCAAATGTAGAACACAGCTATGTCCTCGATTTATTTAGCCGTGAATTAGGATATGCAACTCCCAAAGTTGATGTGCGAGGAGCAATTTTTCGTGATGATACTATATTATTAGTCAAGGAACGAGCAGACGGCTGTTGGACTTTACCTGGTGGATGGGCTGATGTTGGTGAGTCGCCTAGTGAGGTAGTTGTGAAAGAAGTATATGAAGAATCGGGATATCAAGCACGCGCTATCAAACTCCTAGCAGTCTATGACAGAAACAAACAGGGACATCCACCATTACCGTTTTATGTCTACAAGCTGTTTTTTCACTGTGAACTTATTGGTGGTTCTCCATCATCAAGTATTGAAACTGAAGAAGTAGGTTTTTTCCCTGAAGGTGCGTTACCAGAACTTTCTCTCGGACGTGTGACACCAGTACAAATAAATCGACTTTTTCAACATTATCGCCAACCAGATTTACCAACGGACTTTGATTAG
- a CDS encoding YlqD family protein, giving the protein MDVSKSNLLLKRVVNVKVIVTPLWKEEVQQQLQTQINQLDQQLQQLDVEGQRAIAAIQKQSLQPPGPQTLQQIDNIQLQVNQKKSEFLEQKNQLLQNLQQVQFLQQDQEVNQFQMEGFFRVETGDNLISKMQVEIVLRDGIVEEIRGDI; this is encoded by the coding sequence ATGGATGTCTCCAAATCTAATTTGCTTCTGAAACGCGTCGTTAACGTCAAAGTCATTGTGACTCCCCTCTGGAAAGAGGAAGTACAACAGCAGCTGCAAACCCAGATCAATCAACTCGATCAGCAACTGCAACAGCTAGACGTTGAAGGACAAAGAGCGATCGCAGCAATTCAAAAGCAGAGTCTGCAACCACCTGGCCCCCAGACCCTCCAACAAATTGACAATATCCAACTCCAAGTCAATCAAAAGAAAAGTGAATTTTTGGAGCAAAAAAACCAGTTGCTACAAAACCTCCAGCAAGTACAGTTTCTCCAGCAAGATCAGGAAGTCAACCAATTTCAAATGGAAGGTTTTTTCCGGGTAGAAACCGGTGATAACCTGATTAGTAAAATGCAGGTTGAAATCGTTCTGCGCGATGGCATTGTAGAAGAAATTCGCGGCGACATTTAA
- a CDS encoding phosphoglycerate kinase, producing MSKKSLASLSSADISGKRALVRVDFNVPVDDQGNITDDTRIRAALPTIQDLTQKGAKVILASHFGRPKGVDDKLRLTPVAKRLSELLGQEVIKTDDSIGDEVAAKVGALQNGQVLLLENVRFYPEEEKNDSEFAKKLAANADFYVNDAFGTAHRAHASTEGVTKFLSPSVAGYLVEKELQYLQNAIENPQRPLAAIIGGSKVSSKIGVIETLLEKCDKLIIGGGMIFTFYKARGLNVGKSLVEEDKLELAKTLEAKAKERGVALLLPTDVVLADNFAPDANSQTVSIESIPDGWMGLDIGPDSVKFFQEALADTKTVIWNGPMGVFEFDKFAAGTEAIAHTLAEIGKTGTTTIIGGGDSVAAVEKVGLADQMSHISTGGGASLELLEGKVLPGIAALDDA from the coding sequence GTGTCCAAAAAAAGTTTAGCAAGTTTATCTTCGGCTGATATCTCTGGGAAACGTGCCTTAGTGCGGGTTGACTTTAATGTGCCTGTGGACGATCAAGGCAACATTACTGACGATACTCGCATTCGCGCTGCTCTACCAACCATCCAAGATTTGACGCAGAAGGGAGCTAAGGTCATTCTCGCCAGCCATTTTGGGCGTCCCAAGGGTGTGGATGACAAATTACGCCTAACTCCCGTTGCCAAGCGTCTGTCGGAGTTACTAGGGCAAGAAGTCATTAAAACTGATGACTCTATTGGCGATGAAGTTGCAGCTAAAGTTGGCGCGTTGCAAAATGGCCAAGTGCTGTTACTGGAAAATGTCCGTTTTTACCCAGAAGAAGAGAAAAACGACTCAGAATTTGCGAAAAAATTGGCAGCTAATGCTGATTTTTATGTAAATGATGCTTTTGGTACTGCACACCGCGCCCATGCTTCTACTGAAGGTGTGACTAAATTCCTCAGTCCTTCTGTGGCTGGATATTTGGTTGAGAAGGAATTGCAATATCTGCAAAACGCCATTGAAAATCCCCAACGTCCTTTGGCGGCAATTATTGGCGGTTCCAAGGTTTCCAGTAAAATTGGCGTGATTGAAACGTTGCTGGAGAAGTGCGACAAGCTGATCATCGGCGGTGGGATGATTTTCACATTCTACAAAGCCCGTGGTTTGAATGTCGGTAAGTCGTTGGTGGAAGAAGACAAGCTAGAACTAGCGAAAACTTTGGAAGCTAAGGCTAAAGAACGGGGTGTTGCTTTATTGCTGCCTACAGATGTGGTATTGGCAGATAATTTTGCCCCTGATGCCAATTCTCAAACCGTTAGCATTGAGAGTATCCCAGATGGTTGGATGGGTTTGGATATTGGGCCAGACTCGGTGAAATTTTTCCAAGAAGCTCTTGCAGATACCAAAACGGTAATTTGGAATGGGCCAATGGGTGTGTTTGAGTTTGATAAGTTTGCCGCAGGTACGGAAGCGATCGCTCATACCCTCGCTGAAATCGGCAAAACTGGCACAACTACCATCATTGGTGGTGGCGACTCAGTAGCGGCTGTGGAAAAGGTTGGTTTAGCCGACCAAATGAGCCATATCTCCACTGGCGGCGGCGCTAGCTTGGAGTTACTTGAAGGCAAGGTATTGCCTGGAATTGCAGCTTTAGATGATGCTTAA